GAGGTATAGAGAATGTCAGGCAATCGAGAGGCGACGGGCGGCACGCGATCCCTGTCGGCGGATGCGTCGGAAGCGGGTCCCGCGCAGGGCATCCACGACCCGGTGCCGGGAAGCGGTTCCGCCGTGTCGTCCGAGCCGCATGCACATCCCGGGTCTGCGGTGACTGGCGCCGCAACGGCACCGTCGGCGAGTGCGGTGGGAACGGGCGACGCCCCGGCGACGTCCGTGGCGGACCCGTCGGCCGAGCGCGTCACGGTGCCGCTGGTCGGCATGACGTGCGCGGCGTGCGCGACGCGGATTCAGAAGAAGGTTTCGAAGGGCGCCGGTGTGCTGGATGTCGCGGTGAACTTCGGTACGGAGCGCGCGACGGTGACGTACGATCCCACGACGTCGAATGCGGGTGAGATCGTCGCGCTGGTACGAAACGCCGGGTATG
The Longimicrobiales bacterium genome window above contains:
- a CDS encoding cation transporter, yielding MSGNREATGGTRSLSADASEAGPAQGIHDPVPGSGSAVSSEPHAHPGSAVTGAATAPSASAVGTGDAPATSVADPSAERVTVPLVGMTCAACATRIQKKVSKGAGVLDVAVNFGTERATVTYDPTTSNAGEIVALVRNAGYDARVEETELHVQGLDMAMSGVPVERQLLSRAGVVSASANVATSSVRVEYLPETVTAEDMAEAIERAGYRLAQPIDVADPVEREKVARAREYRTLLRRFWLAAALGVISMVLSMPLMMMEAGSA